In Cicer arietinum cultivar CDC Frontier isolate Library 1 chromosome 7, Cicar.CDCFrontier_v2.0, whole genome shotgun sequence, a single window of DNA contains:
- the LOC101502793 gene encoding dicer-like protein 4 isoform X1: MFSFSGASTAANLPKSINSLEQMLDAKVYSVEDKALQSFVTTPVVNIYHYGSTANMDTSLCSSIEEIKCQSIENLSRNIEDHHKRMNTKKLLNRVHDNVIFCLQNLGIWGALQASHILLGGDHSERHALVEAEGNSSDESACDKYLAKAAELFASKCMAGDGVSDPSSVEILKEPFFSAKLLRLIGILTSFRLQQNMKCIIFVNRIVTARSLSYILQRLKLLRQWKSDFLVGVHSGVKSMSRKTMNIIVEKFRSGELNLLIATKVGEEGLDIQTCCLVIRFDLPETVASFIQSRGRARMLRSEYAFLVDSNNEKELEIIGGFKNDEFRMNTEITVRTSNETYKTPVERIFKVDSSGASVSSGYSISLLHQYCSKLPHDEFFDPKPNFFYFDDLGGVVCQITLPSNAPIHQIVSTPQLSMEASKRDACLKAIEELYKIGALNDCLLPKQNDAEPEKVLDSSNSDECEDDISRGELYEIRVPSAFGQSWKNEEKTVHLNSYYIKFYPTPEDRVYKKFGLFIMTRLPMEAEKLELDLHLAHGRSVMTKFIPFGVSEFNKDEIKMAENFQEMFLKIILDRLKFVSKFVELGDKSNSPSNSTFYLLLPVILEVYDDAMKVDWKTVKRCLCSPIFRNLETTSDKKVTSLDIHLQLANDYKSVKDVENSLVYVPHTKLFFFVTNVIYEKNGFSPYKDSGTSSYADHLMEKFSIPLKYPEQPLLHAKPLFNLHNLLHNRNHEHAGTEPNELEEYLIYLPPELCELKVVGFSKDIGSSISLLPSIMHRLGNLLVAIELKHQLSSSFPEAAEISALRVLEALTTEKCQERFSLERLEVLGDAFLKFAVARHFFLLHDSFHEGDLTSKRSSVVNNSNLFKLAIRRNLQVYICDQVFDPLQFYALGRPCPRVCTEETEDSIHLCLNSDGKKRSATSTRCNKNHHWLHRKTVADVVEALVGAFIVDSGFKAATVFLTWIGIQVNFEASQVVNICTGSVGYFPLSADVDIPSLEEKLGHHFVHKGLLLQAFVHPSYNKHGGGCYQRLEFLGDAVLDYLITSYLYSAYPKLKPGQLTDLRSLSVNNKAFACVAVDRCFDEFLLCDSTPLTEAIIKYVDHMRRSVSHCGTSGGPKSPKALGDLVESCVGAVLLDSGFDLNKVWEIMTSFLDPIMKFSSSLQLSPIRDLQELCQCHNLELQLLTSKQAKTFSVEAKVIGNDVCEKAFVTGQNKKDATRIASQLLFSNLKAQGLKPKTKTLEEVLKSTFKKKPKLIGYDETPIDVTDATTIGQLMANGDLCNKSNPEIRPIQEVADESASCVKPVGQQLQSFPKEKLQETSRKRDCASDSSKTGTARSRLYELCAAYCWKPPKFECCKEEGPDHLKLFTFKATMEIEEAQDMILEVYGESLPKKKDAADSAAEGAFWYLQKEGYLHSA, from the exons ATGTTTTCATTTTCAGGTGCTTCTACTGCCGCAAATCTACCAAAAAGCATCAATAGTCTTGAACAAATGCTTGATGCTAAg GTATACTCGGTTGAAGACAAGGCATTGCAATCTTTTGTGACCACTCCTGTAGTTAATATATATCATTATGGTTCGACTGCAAATATGGACACTAGCTTGTGCTCGAGTATTGAGGAGATTAAATGTCAG AGCATAGAAAACCTTAGTAGGAACATAGAAGATCACCATAAACGGATGAACACAAAGAAACTTTTGAACCGAGTGCATGATAATGTGATCTTCTGTCTGCAGAATCTTGGtatttggggagcattgcag GCTAGTCATATTCTTTTGGGCGGTGATCATTCTGAGAGGCATGCATTAGTTGAGGCAGAAGGAAATTCAAGTGACGAGTCTGCATGTGATAAATATCTTGCCAAGGCAGCTGAACTATTTGCTTCCAAATGCATGGCAG GTGACGGTGTATCTGATCCATCTTCAGTGGAAATATTAAAAGAGCCCTTTTTCTCAGCAAAATTATTACGCCTCATTGGGATACTGACCAGTTTCAG GTTGCAACAAAACATGAAATGCATAATTTTTGTGAATAGAATTGTGACTGCAAGATCCTTGTCATACATACTACAGAGGCTCAAGCTTCTAAGACAATGGAAGAGTGACTTTCTTGTAGGAGTACATTCTGGAGTGAAGAGTATGTCACGGAAGACCATGAACATCATTGTTGAGAAGTTTCGTTCTGGAGAG TTGAATTTACTGATTGCCACCAAAGTGGGTGAAGAAGGACTTGATATTCAAACATGTTGTCTTGTCATACGGTTCGATCTTCCAGAAACTGTTGCCAGCTTTATACAGTCAAGAGGCCGTGCGCGTATGCTTCGCTCGGAATATGCATTTCTGGTTGACAG TAACAATGAGAAGGAATTAGAAATAATTGGTGGTTTCAAGAACGATGAATTCCGAATGAACACAGAAATTACTGTCCGAACATCCAATGAGACATACAAAACCCCCGTGGAAAGAATATTCAAAGTTGATTCATCTGGTGCCTCAGTCAGTTCGGGATATAGTATCTCATTGCTTCACCAGTATTGTTCAAAGCTTCCACACGACGA GTTCTTTGATCCAAAGCCAAATTTCTTTTACTTTGATGATTTAGGAGGAGTTGTCTGCCAAATAACATTGCCATCCAATGCTCCGATACATCAAATTGTTAGTACACCACAGTTGTCTATGGAAGCTTCCAAAAGAGATGCTTGCCTGAAAGCAATTGAAGAACTGTATAAAATAGGTGCTTTGAATGATTGTCTCTTGCCAAAGCAAAATGATGCAGAGCCAGAGAAGGTTTTGGACTCTTCTAATTCAGATGAATGTGAAG ATGATATTTCAAGAGGAGAATTATATGAGATACGAGTTCCTTCTGCCTTTGGACAGTCATGGAAAAATGAGGAGAAAACTGTCCATCTCAACTCTTACTACATTAAATTTTACCCTACTCCAGAGGACAGGGTCTATAAAAAGTTTGGTTTATTCATCATGACTCGTCTTCCAATGGAGGCAGAGAAACTGGAACTTGATCTTCATCTTGCTCACGGTAGATCTGTGATGACAAAATTTATTCCATTTGGAGTTTCAGAATTCAACAAAGATGAG ATTAAGATGGCGGAAAACTTTCAAGAAATGTTCCTCAAAATTATTCTTGATAGACTAAAATTTGTTTCTAAGTTTGTAGAATTGGGTGACAAATCTAATTCGCCATCCAATTCTACCTTCTACCTTTTGCTTCCAGTCATATTGGAAGTATATGATGATGCAATGAAAGTAGATTGGAAGACAGTGAAGAGATGCCTTTGTTCACCAATTTTCAGGAATCTAGAAACTACTTCAGATAAAAAGGTTACCTCTTTGGATATTCATCTGCAACTTGCCAATGATTACAAAAGTGTGAAAGATGTTGAGAATAGTTTAGTGTATGTTCCGCATACGAAGCTCTTCTTTTTTGTCACAAATGTTATCTATGAAAAGAATGGATTCAGTCCTTATAAAGATTCAGGCACTTCAAGCTACGCAGACCACTTAATGGAAAA GTTTTCCATTCCTCTCAAATACCCTGAACAACCACTTCTGCATGCAAAACCACTCTTCAATCTGCACAACCTGCTACACAATCGAAACCACGAGCATGCTGGTACTG AACCAAATGAGCTTGAGGAATACTTAATTTATTTGCCTCCTGAGCTATGCGAACTAAAGGTAGTAGGATTTTCAAAGGATATTGGTAGCTCCATATCTTTGCTACCTTCAATTATGCATCGTCTTGGAAACTTGCTGGTTGCGATTGAACTGAAGCACCAGCTATCTTCCTCCTTCCCTGAGGCAGCTGAAATTAGTGCCCTTAGA GTTCTAGAGGCTCTCACCACCGAGAAGTGTCAGGAGCGCTTTTCCCTTGAGAGACTTGAAGTGCTTGGTGATGCTTTCCTTAAATTTGCTGTTGCACGCCATTTTTTCCTCTTGCATGACAGCTTTCATGAAGGAGACCTTACTAGTAAGCGTTCCAGTGTTGTAAACAATTCCAATTTGTTCAAATTGGCTATTAGGCGCAATTTGCAG GTTTATATATGTGATCAGGTATTTGATCCCCTCCAGTTCTATGCATTAGGCCGTCCTTGCCCTAGAGTTTGTACCGAGGAAACTGAAGACAGCATACACTTATGTTTAAACTCTGATGGGAAGAAAAGAAGTGCAACTAGTACCCGATGTAATAAAAATCACCATTGGTTGCATAGGAAAACCGTTGCTGATGTTGTTGAAGCTCTGGTGGGGGCATTCATAGTCGACAGTGGCTTTAAAGCCGCAACTGTCTTTCTTACATGGATCGGCATACAAGTAAATTTTGAAGCCTCGCAAGTTGTTAATATTTGCACCGGAAGTGTTGGCTATTTTCCTCTTTCTGCTGATGTAGACATTCCTTCCCTTGAAGAAAAGTTAGGACATCACTTTGTTCATAAGGGTCTGCTTCTACAGGCATTTGTACATCCTTCTTATAACAAGCACGGAGGTGGCTGTTATCAG AGATTAGAGTTTCTTGGAGATGCTGTCTTGGATTATTTGATTACGTCATATCTATACTCAGCTTATCCCAAACTGAAGCCCGGACAACTGACGGATCTGAGATCGTTATCTGTCAATAATAAGGCATTTGCCTGTGTGGCAGTAGATCGCTGTTTTGATGAATTTCTTTTATGCGATTCAACTCCTCTGACCGAGGCGATAATAAAGTATGTGGACCATATGAGAAGATCGGTATCACATTGTGGCACTAGTGGAGGGCCAAAAAGTCCCAAG GCCCTAGGTGATTTGGTGGAATCTTGTGTTGGTGCAGTTCTTCTTGATTCAGGATTTGATTTGAATAAAGTTTGGGAGATTATGACTTCGTTCTTGGACCCAATCATGAAATTTTCATCAAGTTTGCAGCTTAGTCCTATTAGGGATTTGCAAGAACTTTGCCAATGTCATAATTTGGAGTTGCAGCTTCTGACATCAAAACAAGCAAAAACTTTTTCAGTTGAAGCCAAAGTGATTGGGAACGATGTATGTGAAAAAGCTTTTGTGACAGggcaaaataaaaaagatgctACTAGAATTGCTTCACAGCTACTATTTTCAAATTTGAAG GCTCAAGGGTTGAAGCCAAAGACAAAAACTTTGGAAGAAGTTCTGAAATCAACATTTAAGAAAAAACCAAAACTCATTGGCTATGATGAAACTCCCATTGATGTGACGGATGCTACTACCATCGGACAGTTAATGGCTAACGGTGACCTATGCAACAAGTCTAACCCAGAAATCCGCCCTATCCAGGAGGTAGCCGATGAAAGCGCCTCATGTGTGAAACCTGTCGGCCAACAGCTTCAATCTTTTCCCAAGGAAAAGCTCCAAGAAACCTCTCGAAAGCGTGATTGTGCTAGTGACTCGTCAAAAACAG GAACAGCAAGATCGCGATTGTATGAATTATGTGCTGCTTATTGCTGGAAACCTCCTAAATTTGAATGCTGCAAGGAAGAGGGACCAGACCATCTTAAGTT ATTCACATTCAAGGCAACAATGGAGATAGAAGAGGCTCAAGATATGATTTTGGAGGTTTACGGGGAATCTCTACCGAAGAAGAAAGATGCGGCAGATAGTGCGGCAGAGGGTGCATTTTGGTACCTGCAAAAGGAAGGTTACCTGCATAGTGCATAA
- the LOC101502793 gene encoding dicer-like protein 4 isoform X4: MVRLQIWTLACARVLRRLNSIENLSRNIEDHHKRMNTKKLLNRVHDNVIFCLQNLGIWGALQASHILLGGDHSERHALVEAEGNSSDESACDKYLAKAAELFASKCMAGDGVSDPSSVEILKEPFFSAKLLRLIGILTSFRLQQNMKCIIFVNRIVTARSLSYILQRLKLLRQWKSDFLVGVHSGVKSMSRKTMNIIVEKFRSGELNLLIATKVGEEGLDIQTCCLVIRFDLPETVASFIQSRGRARMLRSEYAFLVDSNNEKELEIIGGFKNDEFRMNTEITVRTSNETYKTPVERIFKVDSSGASVSSGYSISLLHQYCSKLPHDEFFDPKPNFFYFDDLGGVVCQITLPSNAPIHQIVSTPQLSMEASKRDACLKAIEELYKIGALNDCLLPKQNDAEPEKVLDSSNSDECEDDISRGELYEIRVPSAFGQSWKNEEKTVHLNSYYIKFYPTPEDRVYKKFGLFIMTRLPMEAEKLELDLHLAHGRSVMTKFIPFGVSEFNKDEIKMAENFQEMFLKIILDRLKFVSKFVELGDKSNSPSNSTFYLLLPVILEVYDDAMKVDWKTVKRCLCSPIFRNLETTSDKKVTSLDIHLQLANDYKSVKDVENSLVYVPHTKLFFFVTNVIYEKNGFSPYKDSGTSSYADHLMEKFSIPLKYPEQPLLHAKPLFNLHNLLHNRNHEHAGTEPNELEEYLIYLPPELCELKVVGFSKDIGSSISLLPSIMHRLGNLLVAIELKHQLSSSFPEAAEISALRVLEALTTEKCQERFSLERLEVLGDAFLKFAVARHFFLLHDSFHEGDLTSKRSSVVNNSNLFKLAIRRNLQVYICDQVFDPLQFYALGRPCPRVCTEETEDSIHLCLNSDGKKRSATSTRCNKNHHWLHRKTVADVVEALVGAFIVDSGFKAATVFLTWIGIQVNFEASQVVNICTGSVGYFPLSADVDIPSLEEKLGHHFVHKGLLLQAFVHPSYNKHGGGCYQRLEFLGDAVLDYLITSYLYSAYPKLKPGQLTDLRSLSVNNKAFACVAVDRCFDEFLLCDSTPLTEAIIKYVDHMRRSVSHCGTSGGPKSPKALGDLVESCVGAVLLDSGFDLNKVWEIMTSFLDPIMKFSSSLQLSPIRDLQELCQCHNLELQLLTSKQAKTFSVEAKVIGNDVCEKAFVTGQNKKDATRIASQLLFSNLKAQGLKPKTKTLEEVLKSTFKKKPKLIGYDETPIDVTDATTIGQLMANGDLCNKSNPEIRPIQEVADESASCVKPVGQQLQSFPKEKLQETSRKRDCASDSSKTGTARSRLYELCAAYCWKPPKFECCKEEGPDHLKLFTFKATMEIEEAQDMILEVYGESLPKKKDAADSAAEGAFWYLQKEGYLHSA; the protein is encoded by the exons ATGGTTCGACTGCAAATATGGACACTAGCTTGTGCTCGAGTATTGAGGAGATTAAAT AGCATAGAAAACCTTAGTAGGAACATAGAAGATCACCATAAACGGATGAACACAAAGAAACTTTTGAACCGAGTGCATGATAATGTGATCTTCTGTCTGCAGAATCTTGGtatttggggagcattgcag GCTAGTCATATTCTTTTGGGCGGTGATCATTCTGAGAGGCATGCATTAGTTGAGGCAGAAGGAAATTCAAGTGACGAGTCTGCATGTGATAAATATCTTGCCAAGGCAGCTGAACTATTTGCTTCCAAATGCATGGCAG GTGACGGTGTATCTGATCCATCTTCAGTGGAAATATTAAAAGAGCCCTTTTTCTCAGCAAAATTATTACGCCTCATTGGGATACTGACCAGTTTCAG GTTGCAACAAAACATGAAATGCATAATTTTTGTGAATAGAATTGTGACTGCAAGATCCTTGTCATACATACTACAGAGGCTCAAGCTTCTAAGACAATGGAAGAGTGACTTTCTTGTAGGAGTACATTCTGGAGTGAAGAGTATGTCACGGAAGACCATGAACATCATTGTTGAGAAGTTTCGTTCTGGAGAG TTGAATTTACTGATTGCCACCAAAGTGGGTGAAGAAGGACTTGATATTCAAACATGTTGTCTTGTCATACGGTTCGATCTTCCAGAAACTGTTGCCAGCTTTATACAGTCAAGAGGCCGTGCGCGTATGCTTCGCTCGGAATATGCATTTCTGGTTGACAG TAACAATGAGAAGGAATTAGAAATAATTGGTGGTTTCAAGAACGATGAATTCCGAATGAACACAGAAATTACTGTCCGAACATCCAATGAGACATACAAAACCCCCGTGGAAAGAATATTCAAAGTTGATTCATCTGGTGCCTCAGTCAGTTCGGGATATAGTATCTCATTGCTTCACCAGTATTGTTCAAAGCTTCCACACGACGA GTTCTTTGATCCAAAGCCAAATTTCTTTTACTTTGATGATTTAGGAGGAGTTGTCTGCCAAATAACATTGCCATCCAATGCTCCGATACATCAAATTGTTAGTACACCACAGTTGTCTATGGAAGCTTCCAAAAGAGATGCTTGCCTGAAAGCAATTGAAGAACTGTATAAAATAGGTGCTTTGAATGATTGTCTCTTGCCAAAGCAAAATGATGCAGAGCCAGAGAAGGTTTTGGACTCTTCTAATTCAGATGAATGTGAAG ATGATATTTCAAGAGGAGAATTATATGAGATACGAGTTCCTTCTGCCTTTGGACAGTCATGGAAAAATGAGGAGAAAACTGTCCATCTCAACTCTTACTACATTAAATTTTACCCTACTCCAGAGGACAGGGTCTATAAAAAGTTTGGTTTATTCATCATGACTCGTCTTCCAATGGAGGCAGAGAAACTGGAACTTGATCTTCATCTTGCTCACGGTAGATCTGTGATGACAAAATTTATTCCATTTGGAGTTTCAGAATTCAACAAAGATGAG ATTAAGATGGCGGAAAACTTTCAAGAAATGTTCCTCAAAATTATTCTTGATAGACTAAAATTTGTTTCTAAGTTTGTAGAATTGGGTGACAAATCTAATTCGCCATCCAATTCTACCTTCTACCTTTTGCTTCCAGTCATATTGGAAGTATATGATGATGCAATGAAAGTAGATTGGAAGACAGTGAAGAGATGCCTTTGTTCACCAATTTTCAGGAATCTAGAAACTACTTCAGATAAAAAGGTTACCTCTTTGGATATTCATCTGCAACTTGCCAATGATTACAAAAGTGTGAAAGATGTTGAGAATAGTTTAGTGTATGTTCCGCATACGAAGCTCTTCTTTTTTGTCACAAATGTTATCTATGAAAAGAATGGATTCAGTCCTTATAAAGATTCAGGCACTTCAAGCTACGCAGACCACTTAATGGAAAA GTTTTCCATTCCTCTCAAATACCCTGAACAACCACTTCTGCATGCAAAACCACTCTTCAATCTGCACAACCTGCTACACAATCGAAACCACGAGCATGCTGGTACTG AACCAAATGAGCTTGAGGAATACTTAATTTATTTGCCTCCTGAGCTATGCGAACTAAAGGTAGTAGGATTTTCAAAGGATATTGGTAGCTCCATATCTTTGCTACCTTCAATTATGCATCGTCTTGGAAACTTGCTGGTTGCGATTGAACTGAAGCACCAGCTATCTTCCTCCTTCCCTGAGGCAGCTGAAATTAGTGCCCTTAGA GTTCTAGAGGCTCTCACCACCGAGAAGTGTCAGGAGCGCTTTTCCCTTGAGAGACTTGAAGTGCTTGGTGATGCTTTCCTTAAATTTGCTGTTGCACGCCATTTTTTCCTCTTGCATGACAGCTTTCATGAAGGAGACCTTACTAGTAAGCGTTCCAGTGTTGTAAACAATTCCAATTTGTTCAAATTGGCTATTAGGCGCAATTTGCAG GTTTATATATGTGATCAGGTATTTGATCCCCTCCAGTTCTATGCATTAGGCCGTCCTTGCCCTAGAGTTTGTACCGAGGAAACTGAAGACAGCATACACTTATGTTTAAACTCTGATGGGAAGAAAAGAAGTGCAACTAGTACCCGATGTAATAAAAATCACCATTGGTTGCATAGGAAAACCGTTGCTGATGTTGTTGAAGCTCTGGTGGGGGCATTCATAGTCGACAGTGGCTTTAAAGCCGCAACTGTCTTTCTTACATGGATCGGCATACAAGTAAATTTTGAAGCCTCGCAAGTTGTTAATATTTGCACCGGAAGTGTTGGCTATTTTCCTCTTTCTGCTGATGTAGACATTCCTTCCCTTGAAGAAAAGTTAGGACATCACTTTGTTCATAAGGGTCTGCTTCTACAGGCATTTGTACATCCTTCTTATAACAAGCACGGAGGTGGCTGTTATCAG AGATTAGAGTTTCTTGGAGATGCTGTCTTGGATTATTTGATTACGTCATATCTATACTCAGCTTATCCCAAACTGAAGCCCGGACAACTGACGGATCTGAGATCGTTATCTGTCAATAATAAGGCATTTGCCTGTGTGGCAGTAGATCGCTGTTTTGATGAATTTCTTTTATGCGATTCAACTCCTCTGACCGAGGCGATAATAAAGTATGTGGACCATATGAGAAGATCGGTATCACATTGTGGCACTAGTGGAGGGCCAAAAAGTCCCAAG GCCCTAGGTGATTTGGTGGAATCTTGTGTTGGTGCAGTTCTTCTTGATTCAGGATTTGATTTGAATAAAGTTTGGGAGATTATGACTTCGTTCTTGGACCCAATCATGAAATTTTCATCAAGTTTGCAGCTTAGTCCTATTAGGGATTTGCAAGAACTTTGCCAATGTCATAATTTGGAGTTGCAGCTTCTGACATCAAAACAAGCAAAAACTTTTTCAGTTGAAGCCAAAGTGATTGGGAACGATGTATGTGAAAAAGCTTTTGTGACAGggcaaaataaaaaagatgctACTAGAATTGCTTCACAGCTACTATTTTCAAATTTGAAG GCTCAAGGGTTGAAGCCAAAGACAAAAACTTTGGAAGAAGTTCTGAAATCAACATTTAAGAAAAAACCAAAACTCATTGGCTATGATGAAACTCCCATTGATGTGACGGATGCTACTACCATCGGACAGTTAATGGCTAACGGTGACCTATGCAACAAGTCTAACCCAGAAATCCGCCCTATCCAGGAGGTAGCCGATGAAAGCGCCTCATGTGTGAAACCTGTCGGCCAACAGCTTCAATCTTTTCCCAAGGAAAAGCTCCAAGAAACCTCTCGAAAGCGTGATTGTGCTAGTGACTCGTCAAAAACAG GAACAGCAAGATCGCGATTGTATGAATTATGTGCTGCTTATTGCTGGAAACCTCCTAAATTTGAATGCTGCAAGGAAGAGGGACCAGACCATCTTAAGTT ATTCACATTCAAGGCAACAATGGAGATAGAAGAGGCTCAAGATATGATTTTGGAGGTTTACGGGGAATCTCTACCGAAGAAGAAAGATGCGGCAGATAGTGCGGCAGAGGGTGCATTTTGGTACCTGCAAAAGGAAGGTTACCTGCATAGTGCATAA